From Deinococcus aquaticus, one genomic window encodes:
- the folK gene encoding 2-amino-4-hydroxy-6-hydroxymethyldihydropteridine diphosphokinase, translating to MSSTDAGTDAFIALGANLGDPLAALRRAATHLGTLGQVVGVSALYRTAPVGGPPGQPDYLNAAAQLRTTLNAGPLLAALHELEAAAGRERHERWEARTLDLDLITHGDLIITHASLTLPHPRAWDRSFVLAPLNDLNPDLRHPITGETVRTALTRLGMDGVQRLGVPWLP from the coding sequence TTGAGTTCCACTGATGCCGGTACCGACGCCTTCATCGCCCTGGGCGCGAACCTGGGCGACCCGCTGGCCGCGCTGCGCCGGGCGGCCACGCACCTGGGCACGCTGGGACAGGTGGTGGGCGTCTCGGCGCTGTACCGCACCGCACCCGTCGGCGGCCCACCCGGCCAGCCCGACTACCTGAACGCCGCCGCGCAGCTGCGCACCACCCTGAACGCCGGACCCCTGCTGGCCGCGCTGCACGAACTGGAAGCCGCTGCCGGCCGCGAACGCCACGAACGCTGGGAAGCCCGCACCCTGGACCTCGACCTGATCACCCACGGCGACCTGATCATCACCCACGCCTCCCTGACCCTGCCCCACCCGCGCGCCTGGGACCGCTCCTTCGTACTGGCCCCCCTGAACGACCTGAACCCCGACCTGCGCCACCCCATCACCGGCGAGACCGTGCGCACCGCCCTGACCCGCCTGGGCATGGACGGCGTTCAGCGACTCGGTGTCCCCTGGCTGCCCTGA
- a CDS encoding YraN family protein: MKGADAEDRAEAHLRALGREILHRNYRIPGGEIDLVSRTPQGVLVFTEVRQRGASRHGSAAESVTPRKLALMHRAALTYLTRELGRDDLPCHLEVLTIDGPAATGTLRVIPLD; the protein is encoded by the coding sequence GTGAAGGGCGCGGACGCCGAGGATCGCGCCGAGGCGCACCTGCGCGCCCTGGGCCGCGAGATCCTGCACCGCAATTACCGCATTCCGGGCGGCGAGATCGATCTGGTCTCCCGCACCCCTCAGGGCGTGCTTGTGTTCACGGAGGTCCGGCAGCGGGGGGCGTCCCGCCATGGCAGCGCCGCCGAGAGCGTCACGCCGCGCAAGCTGGCCCTGATGCACCGCGCCGCCCTGACCTACCTGACGCGCGAACTGGGCCGCGACGACCTGCCCTGCCACCTGGAAGTGCTGACCATCGACGGCCCGGCCGCGACGGGCACGCTGCGCGTCATTCCCCTCGACTGA
- a CDS encoding HAD family phosphatase has product MSGWPWRPAGVLFDMDGVLTDNNHFHRQAWQEVAASVLGLTLSGHDLDTKVDGGRNPEIIERLTGTYPDEALAARFHEVKEGRYRELAAGALREVAGLSAYLDALESRGIPFALVTSADRVNVEFGMQALGLGSRFGPRVLGEDVTQGKPHPQPFLLGAQRLGLSAADCLAHEDAVNGVRSAAGAGCRVVALTTTAPGAALREAGAERTAPDFTSWADWLA; this is encoded by the coding sequence GTGAGCGGCTGGCCGTGGCGTCCGGCGGGCGTGCTGTTCGACATGGACGGCGTCCTGACCGACAACAATCACTTTCACCGGCAGGCGTGGCAGGAGGTGGCGGCCAGCGTGCTGGGCCTGACCCTGTCCGGGCACGATCTGGATACCAAGGTGGACGGGGGCCGCAACCCGGAGATCATCGAGCGCCTGACCGGCACGTACCCCGACGAGGCCCTGGCCGCCCGTTTCCACGAGGTCAAGGAGGGCCGGTACCGGGAACTCGCGGCGGGCGCGCTGCGTGAGGTGGCGGGCCTGAGCGCCTACCTGGACGCGCTGGAATCACGCGGAATTCCGTTCGCGCTGGTCACCAGTGCCGACCGCGTGAACGTGGAGTTCGGCATGCAGGCGCTGGGGCTGGGGAGCCGTTTCGGGCCGCGCGTGCTGGGCGAGGATGTCACGCAGGGCAAACCGCACCCGCAACCGTTCCTGCTGGGCGCGCAGCGGCTGGGCCTCAGCGCCGCCGACTGCCTGGCGCACGAGGACGCCGTGAACGGGGTACGCAGCGCGGCCGGCGCGGGCTGCCGAGTGGTCGCCCTGACCACCACCGCGCCCGGCGCGGCCCTGCGTGAGGCGGGCGCGGAACGCACCGCGCCGGACTTCACGTCCTGGGCCGACTGGCTGGCGTGA
- a CDS encoding putative dsRNA-binding protein, whose product MNAKGDLIARALTLGLGAPTFEAETHGPPHDRRFRVTVRAGGQVLGEGGEGRSKRDAERAASESALRALGSEPSLPDVPATPDGEGPGAPERWPIYGAVLAGALDAALEFAPEDATLDDVRRRAARLYRDLLGELGHGPDDLERPGDVL is encoded by the coding sequence ATGAATGCCAAGGGTGATCTGATCGCGCGGGCGCTGACGCTGGGGCTGGGCGCGCCCACCTTCGAGGCCGAGACGCACGGCCCCCCGCACGACCGCCGGTTCCGGGTGACGGTGCGGGCGGGCGGGCAGGTGCTCGGCGAGGGTGGCGAGGGCCGCAGCAAACGCGACGCCGAGCGCGCGGCGTCCGAGTCGGCGCTGCGGGCGCTGGGCAGCGAGCCTTCCCTGCCGGACGTGCCGGCCACGCCGGACGGTGAGGGGCCAGGAGCGCCGGAACGCTGGCCGATCTACGGGGCGGTCCTGGCCGGCGCGCTGGACGCCGCGCTGGAGTTCGCTCCCGAGGATGCCACGCTGGACGACGTGCGCCGCCGCGCCGCGCGCCTGTACCGGGACCTGCTGGGCGAACTCGGGCACGGCCCGGACGACCTGGAACGGCCTGGAGACGTGCTGTGA
- a CDS encoding uracil-xanthine permease family protein — MSASTINDPARRVVLGLQHSVAMFGATVLVPILVGLSPSVALFGAGVATLIFHLLTRGQVPIFLGSSFAFIAPTALVVKEFGPAAAGGGLMAAGLMYLLFSGLVKLLGTDRLLRVFPPVVTGPVIIVIGLGLSSVAVNQAKTNWWLALATLLAAIVASIYGRGLFRMLPILIGVVTGYAVSLLTGQVSREGLDAIAAAPLLGLPDFHAPALDWRAVAIIAPIAVVTFIEHVGDVIVNGRVVGKNFLEKPGLSRTLFADGLANMSSAALGGPAATTYAENTGVLALTRVYDPRVLQIGAVFAVLFGCSPKLAAVLKSLPQGVLGGVSILLFGMIASVGIRTLSEAKIDFAHSRNLIIVSLILVLGLGGAAFPIQVSGTSLELHGMALAALVGILANLILPRQRDEMDGPPERTLH; from the coding sequence TTGAGCGCATCCACCATCAACGATCCCGCCCGCCGCGTCGTGCTGGGCCTGCAACACTCGGTCGCCATGTTCGGCGCGACCGTCCTCGTGCCCATCCTGGTGGGCCTGTCGCCCAGCGTCGCGCTGTTCGGGGCGGGCGTCGCCACGCTGATCTTCCACCTGCTCACGCGCGGGCAGGTCCCGATCTTCCTGGGCAGTTCCTTCGCGTTCATTGCGCCCACCGCGCTGGTCGTGAAGGAATTCGGCCCCGCCGCCGCCGGGGGAGGCCTGATGGCCGCCGGCCTCATGTACCTGCTGTTCAGCGGCCTCGTGAAACTCCTGGGCACGGACCGGCTTCTACGGGTGTTTCCGCCCGTCGTGACCGGCCCGGTCATCATCGTGATCGGCCTGGGCCTCAGCAGCGTCGCCGTGAACCAGGCGAAAACGAACTGGTGGCTGGCCCTCGCCACCCTCCTGGCCGCCATTGTGGCCAGCATCTACGGGCGCGGCCTGTTCCGCATGCTGCCCATCCTGATCGGTGTGGTCACCGGGTACGCCGTGTCCCTGCTGACCGGGCAGGTCAGCCGTGAGGGCCTGGACGCCATCGCCGCCGCGCCCCTGCTGGGCCTCCCGGACTTCCACGCGCCCGCCCTGGACTGGCGGGCCGTGGCGATCATCGCGCCCATCGCGGTCGTCACGTTCATCGAGCACGTCGGGGACGTCATCGTGAACGGCCGCGTCGTCGGAAAGAACTTCCTGGAGAAACCCGGCCTGAGCCGCACCCTGTTCGCAGACGGACTGGCGAACATGAGCAGCGCCGCGCTCGGCGGGCCCGCCGCCACCACCTATGCCGAGAACACCGGCGTGCTCGCCCTGACCCGCGTGTACGACCCGCGCGTCCTCCAGATCGGGGCTGTGTTCGCCGTGCTGTTCGGCTGCTCCCCGAAACTCGCCGCCGTCCTGAAAAGCCTCCCGCAGGGCGTGCTGGGCGGCGTGAGCATCCTGCTGTTCGGCATGATCGCCAGCGTCGGCATTCGCACGCTGAGTGAGGCGAAGATCGACTTCGCGCACAGCCGCAACCTGATCATCGTGTCCCTGATCCTGGTCCTCGGGCTGGGCGGCGCCGCGTTCCCCATCCAGGTCTCCGGAACCAGCCTGGAACTGCACGGCATGGCCCTCGCCGCGCTGGTCGGCATCCTCGCCAACCTGATCCTGCCCCGCCAGCGCGACGAGATGGACGGCCCCCCGGAACGCACCCTGCACTGA
- the uvrB gene encoding excinuclease ABC subunit UvrB yields MLKVQSSYTPAGDQPTAIRSLVDGLDSGLRFQTLLGATGTGKTYSVAQVIEKTQRPALIMAPNKILTAQLASEFREFFPDAAVEFFISYYDYYQPEAYVPGKDLFIEKDASVNQEIERLRHSTTRSLLTRRDTIVVASVSCIYGLGDPKEYTALNLILKKGGQVSRDEILGRLVNMQYERNDIEMMPGRFRAKGEMIEVWPAYDEQPLRIELWGDDVERITVVHPLTGDRLAELDATVVYPAKHYVSSAGNIERAIVTIQQELDERLEYFRSTGKLLEAQRLKERTLYDLEMLKVLGYCSGIENYSRHIDGRAAGHTPYTMLDYFNDDFVTFIDESHVTVPQIGGMANGDRARKQTLVDYGFRLPSAMDNRPLNFDEFMSKTGQVVFVSATPGPYEREHSDSIADQIIRPTGLVDPPVTVRPINGQIEDLLGRVRERAKIGERTLVTTLTKRMSEDLTEYLLEKGVKARYMHSDIDSVERQVIIRDLRLGHYDVLVGINLLREGLDLPEVSLVAILDADKPGFLRSERALIQTIGRAARNVNGEVILYGDSITPAMQFAMDETRRRREKQTAYNEEHGITPTTVIKGVRNVIRGEEQPTEVSSENVGTDRDALTAQLTDLELDMWQASEDLDFEKAASLRDQIRAIEAKLQGKEFKQATVPGQKVRSRGRR; encoded by the coding sequence ATGCTCAAAGTCCAGTCCAGTTACACGCCCGCCGGTGACCAGCCCACCGCCATCCGCTCCCTGGTCGACGGACTGGACAGCGGCCTCCGGTTCCAGACGCTGCTCGGGGCGACCGGCACTGGGAAGACCTACTCCGTGGCGCAGGTGATCGAGAAAACCCAGCGTCCGGCGCTGATCATGGCGCCGAACAAGATCCTGACCGCTCAGCTGGCCAGCGAGTTCCGGGAGTTCTTCCCGGACGCGGCGGTCGAGTTCTTCATCAGCTACTACGACTACTACCAGCCGGAGGCGTACGTGCCGGGCAAGGACCTGTTCATCGAGAAGGACGCCTCGGTGAACCAGGAGATCGAACGGTTGCGGCACAGCACCACGCGCAGTCTGCTGACGCGGCGGGACACGATCGTGGTGGCGTCGGTCAGCTGCATCTACGGCCTGGGCGACCCGAAGGAGTACACGGCGCTGAACCTGATCCTGAAGAAGGGCGGGCAGGTGAGCCGGGACGAGATTCTGGGGCGGCTGGTGAACATGCAGTACGAACGCAACGACATCGAGATGATGCCGGGCCGGTTCCGCGCGAAGGGCGAGATGATCGAGGTGTGGCCCGCGTACGACGAGCAGCCCCTGCGGATCGAGTTGTGGGGCGACGACGTGGAGCGCATCACGGTGGTGCATCCGCTGACGGGGGACCGGCTGGCGGAGCTGGACGCGACGGTGGTGTACCCGGCGAAGCATTACGTCTCAAGCGCGGGGAACATCGAGCGGGCCATCGTGACCATTCAGCAGGAGCTGGACGAGCGGCTGGAGTACTTCCGGTCGACCGGGAAGCTGCTGGAGGCGCAGCGCCTGAAGGAACGCACGCTGTACGACCTGGAGATGCTCAAGGTCCTGGGGTACTGCTCGGGCATCGAGAACTACTCGCGGCACATTGATGGGCGCGCGGCGGGGCACACGCCGTACACGATGCTGGATTACTTCAACGATGATTTCGTGACGTTCATCGACGAGTCGCACGTGACGGTCCCGCAGATCGGCGGGATGGCGAACGGCGACCGGGCGCGTAAACAGACGCTGGTGGATTACGGCTTCCGGCTGCCGTCGGCGATGGATAACCGCCCGCTGAACTTCGACGAGTTCATGAGCAAGACCGGGCAGGTGGTATTCGTGTCGGCCACGCCGGGCCCGTACGAGCGCGAGCACAGCGACTCGATTGCCGATCAGATCATCCGCCCGACAGGGCTGGTGGACCCGCCCGTGACGGTGCGGCCCATCAACGGGCAGATCGAGGACCTGCTGGGCCGCGTGCGCGAGCGCGCGAAGATCGGCGAGCGCACCCTGGTGACCACTCTGACCAAACGCATGTCCGAGGACCTGACCGAGTACCTTCTCGAAAAGGGCGTCAAGGCGCGCTACATGCACAGCGACATCGACAGCGTGGAGCGTCAGGTGATCATCCGCGACCTGCGACTCGGGCATTACGACGTGCTGGTCGGCATCAACCTGCTGCGCGAGGGCCTGGACCTGCCGGAAGTCTCGCTGGTCGCCATCCTCGACGCCGACAAACCCGGCTTCCTGCGCAGCGAGCGCGCCCTGATCCAGACGATCGGCCGCGCGGCCCGCAACGTGAACGGTGAGGTCATCCTGTACGGCGACTCCATCACGCCCGCCATGCAGTTCGCGATGGACGAGACGCGCCGCCGCCGCGAGAAGCAGACCGCCTACAACGAGGAGCACGGCATCACGCCCACCACCGTCATCAAGGGCGTGCGCAACGTCATTCGCGGCGAGGAGCAACCCACCGAGGTCAGCTCCGAGAACGTCGGCACAGACCGCGACGCCCTGACCGCCCAGCTGACGGACCTGGAACTGGACATGTGGCAGGCGTCCGAGGACCTGGACTTCGAGAAGGCCGCCAGCCTGCGCGACCAGATCCGCGCCATCGAGGCCAAGTTGCAGGGCAAGGAGTTCAAGCAGGCGACCGTGCCGGGGCAGAAAGTCCGGTCACGCGGACGACGCTGA
- a CDS encoding TCR/Tet family MFS transporter produces MRSRPAALIFILLTALIDIIGIGLIIPVLPGLVKELAGSEVAGARTIGLLTAAYAVMQFVFAPILGVLSDRFGRRPVLLFALSGMALDYLLLAFAPTLAWLFVGRILAGITGASLTVANAYIADVSPPEDRAKNFGLLGATFGVGFILGPALGGLLGEYGLRVPFMVAAALTGLNVLYGLFVLPESLPVSARGKAMRRADLNPLLPLRALGEYPILRSLALTFVLLGLAGQVIFSTWVLYTERVLTWTPGQNGVALAFFGLLTAAVQGGLIGPFIARFGDRRTIMTGLVASILEFLVLSVARSGALLYASLVVGALGGLANPAIQGLISRQVGESEQGRVQGAITSLNSLVAVVGPVLATAVYAYGLTHGFPGAAFLMGALLSVAGTVLILGVLRGMPDTGRPTQG; encoded by the coding sequence ATGCGTTCCCGTCCTGCCGCCCTGATCTTCATCCTGCTGACGGCCCTGATCGACATCATCGGGATCGGGTTGATCATTCCGGTGTTGCCGGGATTGGTGAAGGAGCTGGCGGGGTCGGAGGTGGCGGGCGCCCGCACCATTGGGCTGCTGACGGCGGCGTACGCGGTGATGCAGTTCGTGTTCGCGCCGATTCTGGGGGTGCTGAGTGACCGGTTCGGGCGGCGGCCGGTGCTGCTGTTCGCGCTGAGCGGCATGGCGCTGGATTACCTGCTGCTGGCGTTCGCGCCGACCCTGGCGTGGCTGTTCGTGGGCCGCATCCTGGCGGGCATCACCGGGGCGAGCCTGACGGTCGCGAACGCATACATCGCGGACGTGTCGCCCCCAGAGGACCGCGCGAAGAACTTCGGGTTGCTGGGCGCGACGTTCGGGGTGGGGTTCATCCTGGGGCCGGCGCTGGGCGGTCTGCTGGGCGAGTACGGGCTGCGGGTGCCGTTCATGGTCGCGGCCGCCTTGACGGGCCTGAACGTGCTGTACGGTCTGTTCGTGCTGCCCGAATCCCTGCCGGTTAGCGCGCGCGGCAAGGCCATGCGGCGCGCGGACCTGAACCCGTTGCTGCCGCTGCGGGCGCTGGGCGAGTACCCGATCCTGCGCTCGCTGGCGCTGACGTTCGTGCTGCTGGGCCTCGCGGGACAGGTGATCTTCAGCACGTGGGTGCTGTACACCGAACGCGTCCTCACCTGGACGCCAGGGCAGAACGGGGTGGCGCTGGCCTTCTTCGGACTGCTCACGGCGGCCGTGCAGGGCGGGTTGATCGGGCCGTTCATCGCGCGCTTCGGGGACCGCCGGACCATCATGACCGGACTGGTCGCCAGCATCCTGGAATTCCTGGTGCTCAGCGTGGCCCGCAGCGGCGCGCTGCTGTACGCCTCGCTGGTCGTGGGCGCACTGGGCGGCCTCGCCAACCCGGCCATTCAGGGCCTGATCTCCCGACAGGTAGGCGAGTCCGAGCAGGGCCGCGTGCAGGGCGCCATCACCAGCCTGAACTCACTGGTGGCGGTGGTGGGGCCCGTGCTGGCGACCGCCGTGTACGCCTACGGCCTCACGCACGGCTTCCCCGGCGCGGCGTTCCTGATGGGCGCGCTGCTGTCCGTGGCAGGCACCGTCCTGATCCTGGGCGTGCTGCGCGGGATGCCCGACACCGGGCGGCCAACGCAGGGGTGA
- a CDS encoding LysR family transcriptional regulator, translated as MELRHLRHFVALAEEEHFGRAAERVFVVQQALSNSIRNLEEEVGVPLVLRTTRRVQLTPAGQEFLIGARETLLVAAQTVERARRAARGEVGRLTVGFVSGLAFGGLPEIVRRFRELYPNVSVDLRELTAQEQEAGLRGGQIDIGLMLLPVRDPTLDSRPLWRQPLVAALPAEHPLARKRRLKISDLSGENFVFFPRQLRATYFDQVMRWCAASGFTPHVVQEAIEIPTLLSLVAAGVGVFLPIEFFSRLSLPGVVYRPVEDAPTVEIVAVWRRGDGASPVVRAFLTVADEVLRAGPAKEGSGKESSRK; from the coding sequence ATCGAACTGCGTCACCTGCGGCACTTCGTCGCCCTCGCCGAGGAAGAACACTTCGGGCGGGCCGCCGAACGCGTGTTCGTGGTCCAGCAGGCCCTGAGCAACTCCATCCGCAACCTGGAAGAGGAAGTCGGCGTGCCGCTCGTGCTGCGCACCACCCGCCGCGTGCAACTCACGCCCGCCGGGCAGGAATTCCTGATCGGCGCGCGCGAGACGCTGCTCGTGGCCGCGCAGACCGTGGAACGCGCCCGCCGGGCTGCGCGGGGCGAGGTGGGCCGCCTGACCGTGGGCTTCGTCAGCGGGCTGGCCTTCGGGGGCCTGCCGGAAATCGTGCGCCGCTTCCGCGAACTGTACCCGAACGTCAGCGTGGACCTGCGCGAACTGACCGCCCAGGAACAGGAAGCCGGGCTGCGCGGCGGGCAGATCGACATCGGCCTGATGCTGCTCCCGGTCCGCGACCCCACCCTGGACTCGCGCCCCCTCTGGCGCCAACCCCTGGTCGCGGCCCTGCCCGCCGAGCACCCCCTGGCCCGCAAACGCCGCCTGAAGATCAGTGACCTGAGCGGCGAGAACTTCGTGTTCTTCCCCCGGCAACTGCGCGCCACGTACTTCGATCAGGTCATGCGCTGGTGCGCCGCCTCCGGCTTCACGCCGCACGTGGTGCAGGAAGCCATCGAGATTCCCACGCTGCTGTCCCTCGTCGCGGCGGGCGTGGGCGTGTTCCTGCCCATCGAGTTCTTCAGCCGCCTGAGCCTGCCCGGCGTGGTGTACCGCCCCGTCGAGGACGCCCCCACCGTCGAGATCGTCGCCGTGTGGCGGCGCGGCGACGGCGCCAGCCCAGTCGTGCGCGCCTTCCTGACGGTAGCCGACGAGGTGCTGCGCGCAGGGCCGGCAAAAGAGGGCAGTGGGAAAGAGAGCAGCAGGAAGTAG
- the aceE gene encoding pyruvate dehydrogenase (acetyl-transferring), homodimeric type: MTSSPPNRPPRTGMSAQEREKLNSVETQEWLDSLAYVFANAGDNRAAELLEELDHYAYFHGAPITFKQNTPYINTIDADAQPEYPGDPEIERKIRNIIRWNAVVMVIKANKKSDGIGGHLSTYASAAELLEVGFNHFFRGHGAGQDRDLIFYQGHASPGVYARSFLEGRFDEARMNRFRRELQPEGEGLSSYPHPWLMPDYWEFPTVSMGLGPMQAIYQARFIKYLENRELKPRGDAKVWAFLGDGEMDEPQSIGAIRFAAYENLDNLIFVLNANLQRLDGPVRANSKVIQEFEALFRGAGWNVIKVIWDSKWDELLQKDYNGTIVKRFELLVDGESQRYAAFGGKELREKFFNTPELKALIDGWSDADLELLNRGGHDIHKIYAAYASAVKHKGSPTIIIPRTIKGYGLGESAQARNVAHQVKKLDFSTLKDLRDLLELPLNNDQVEHMEYYHPGPDSPEVKYALERRAALGGSIPARRVEYPHPTIPNGEFYEEFAKGSGERQVSTTMAAVQIISKLLRDKEIGKYIVPIVPDEARTFGMDALVPRIGIYSPRGQTYTPVDSGSLMAYKESVNGQMLEEGITEDGAMASWIAAGTSYANHGVPTIPFFVLYSMFGMQRVGDLVWAAADQRARGFILGATAGRTTLAGEGLQHQDGNSHLQAYVVPNLKTYDPAFAYELAVIVESGIQRMYVDGIDEFYYVTVDNENEVQPAMPSDGRSHEEIREGIVRGMYRYQKSASKGKLRAQILASGPAMGAAMEAVKALEAYGVAADLWSVTSYKELHQDALLAQRHNMLHPTQEPRVPYVAQQLSKENAPGVLISVSDYMKLGADGLNGHLDRKLWTLGTDGFGRSEAREELRDFFEVDTKHVVLATLYALQRDGKIKGDVVAKAIADLGIDPERDAPVLR, translated from the coding sequence ATGACCTCATCTCCTCCGAACAGACCGCCCCGCACCGGCATGAGCGCGCAGGAGCGCGAGAAGCTGAACTCCGTGGAGACGCAGGAATGGCTCGACTCACTGGCGTACGTGTTCGCGAACGCCGGCGACAACCGCGCGGCGGAACTGCTCGAGGAACTCGACCACTACGCGTACTTCCACGGCGCGCCCATCACGTTCAAGCAGAACACCCCGTACATCAACACCATCGACGCCGACGCGCAGCCCGAGTACCCGGGCGACCCCGAGATCGAACGCAAGATCCGCAACATCATCCGCTGGAACGCCGTGGTCATGGTCATCAAGGCCAACAAGAAGAGTGACGGCATCGGCGGGCACCTCTCGACGTACGCCAGCGCGGCCGAGCTGCTGGAAGTGGGCTTCAACCACTTCTTCCGTGGGCACGGCGCCGGGCAGGACCGCGACCTGATCTTCTACCAGGGGCACGCCAGCCCCGGCGTGTACGCCCGCAGCTTCCTGGAGGGCCGCTTCGACGAGGCCCGCATGAACCGCTTCCGCCGCGAACTGCAACCCGAGGGCGAGGGCCTGAGCAGCTACCCGCACCCGTGGCTGATGCCCGACTACTGGGAATTCCCGACCGTCAGCATGGGCCTGGGCCCCATGCAGGCCATCTACCAGGCGCGTTTCATCAAGTACCTGGAGAACCGCGAACTGAAACCCAGGGGCGACGCGAAGGTCTGGGCGTTCCTGGGCGACGGTGAGATGGACGAGCCGCAGAGCATCGGCGCGATCCGATTTGCCGCGTACGAGAACCTCGACAACCTGATCTTCGTGCTGAACGCCAACCTCCAGCGCCTCGACGGCCCGGTGCGCGCGAACTCCAAGGTCATCCAGGAGTTCGAGGCGCTGTTCCGTGGCGCGGGCTGGAACGTCATCAAGGTCATCTGGGACAGCAAGTGGGACGAACTGCTCCAGAAGGACTACAACGGCACCATCGTCAAACGCTTCGAACTGCTCGTGGACGGCGAGTCGCAGCGCTACGCGGCCTTCGGCGGCAAGGAACTGCGCGAGAAGTTCTTCAATACCCCGGAACTCAAGGCCCTGATCGACGGCTGGAGCGACGCCGACCTGGAACTCCTGAACCGCGGCGGGCACGACATTCACAAGATCTACGCCGCGTACGCCTCCGCCGTGAAGCACAAGGGCAGCCCGACCATCATCATCCCGCGCACCATCAAGGGCTACGGCCTTGGCGAGAGCGCCCAGGCCCGCAACGTCGCCCACCAGGTGAAGAAGCTGGACTTCAGCACCCTGAAAGACCTGCGCGACCTGCTGGAACTGCCCCTGAACAACGATCAGGTCGAGCACATGGAGTACTACCACCCCGGCCCGGACAGCCCCGAGGTGAAGTACGCCCTGGAACGCCGCGCGGCGCTGGGCGGCAGCATTCCCGCCCGCCGGGTCGAGTACCCGCACCCCACCATCCCCAACGGCGAGTTCTACGAGGAGTTCGCCAAGGGCAGCGGCGAGCGGCAGGTCAGCACCACCATGGCCGCCGTGCAGATCATCAGCAAACTGCTGCGCGACAAGGAAATCGGCAAGTACATTGTGCCGATCGTGCCCGACGAGGCCCGCACCTTCGGCATGGACGCCCTGGTGCCCCGCATCGGCATCTACAGCCCGCGCGGCCAGACGTACACGCCCGTCGACTCTGGCAGCCTCATGGCCTACAAGGAAAGCGTGAACGGCCAGATGCTGGAAGAGGGCATCACCGAGGACGGCGCGATGGCCTCCTGGATCGCCGCCGGAACCTCGTACGCCAACCACGGCGTGCCCACCATCCCCTTCTTCGTGCTGTACAGCATGTTCGGCATGCAGCGCGTCGGTGACCTCGTGTGGGCCGCCGCAGACCAGCGCGCGCGTGGTTTCATCCTCGGTGCCACCGCCGGGCGCACCACCCTGGCCGGCGAGGGCCTCCAGCACCAGGACGGCAACAGCCACCTGCAGGCGTACGTCGTCCCGAACCTGAAGACCTACGACCCGGCCTTCGCGTACGAACTGGCCGTGATCGTCGAGAGCGGTATTCAGCGCATGTACGTGGACGGCATCGACGAGTTCTACTACGTCACCGTGGACAACGAGAACGAGGTGCAGCCCGCCATGCCCAGCGACGGCCGCAGCCACGAGGAAATCCGCGAGGGCATCGTGCGCGGCATGTACCGCTACCAGAAGAGCGCCAGCAAGGGCAAACTCAGGGCGCAGATCCTCGCCAGTGGTCCCGCCATGGGAGCCGCGATGGAGGCCGTGAAGGCGCTGGAAGCCTACGGTGTCGCCGCCGACCTGTGGAGCGTGACCAGCTACAAGGAACTCCACCAGGACGCCCTGCTCGCCCAGCGTCACAACATGCTGCACCCCACCCAGGAACCCCGCGTGCCGTACGTGGCGCAGCAGCTGAGCAAGGAGAACGCCCCCGGCGTCCTGATCTCGGTGAGCGACTACATGAAACTCGGCGCGGACGGCCTGAACGGCCACCTCGACCGGAAACTCTGGACGCTCGGCACCGACGGCTTCGGCCGCAGCGAGGCCCGCGAGGAACTCCGCGACTTCTTCGAGGTCGACACCAAGCACGTCGTCCTCGCCACCCTGTACGCCCTCCAGCGCGACGGCAAGATCAAGGGCGACGTGGTCGCCAAGGCCATTGCCGACCTGGGCATCGACCCGGAACGCGACGCCCCCGTCCTGCGTTAA